ACGCCGCAAAGCTTTGTTGATCCCAAAAGGATCTATTCCTGCCATGAATGCCCTTCAAAAGACTCCACCTCTTTCCCAAATCCGGTTGTGGtggatttttgtcaattcGTGTAGTTTCTATCAAACATAGAAGTGAAATTAGTCAGTCAGTGCATCCATAAAACTGTAGATCTTCTGAGGGTAGAAcactaaaaaaatatttgatagaGTCATCAGAAGAAAGGTACGTTGAAATGACTTTATTACTTGGAATCATATTCCAGATGAACAGCATATTCAAAAGTTAGCCAGAAACTCCAATTATGTTTCTATTCCTCATTATATTGATTCAAAGATAGACGAAGAATGATAgaatcttttgaaaatccaaTGCTTCAGTATCAAAGCGATTGTCTCTTCATATATAGTTGATAATAATGCCAAATGACCCCAAGAACTTAAGTAAGTACACTGTCTTTCTATTTTTGTGACACACTGTAGTTGTGATATTCAgcttcatttcttttcctttatAGAGACCTCTGGTGACGCAACCTTGCAGTGCAGTATTTACAACCCCTTGGTTTGGCCTAGATATTTTTCTTCGCTCCAAGATCGACTTCTAGTACGTACGTCATGAAGTTCGGCCATGTGTATGCAACTTTTGCCGTTGTCGACCAGATTGCAATAGTTGCAGTTGCACATGCACTTGCAGCAAGTCAGGGTCATGATTATATAAGCGAGTGCTAGAACCCCCTTGTTTGCAAACCAACGACCTACGCTTTGTTGAAGCCATGTGTCAGACCAAGTTTAGGATTTGGACCAGCTACATCTCAGGAGGAATAGTGCACAATGACTTGGGTAAGAACGAAGCAGGGACCTCAGCTCTTCAAAAAGGCACAATCACAATGTGAGAGATAACAAAGTTGATGATTTTGGCGGCAGGTTCTGGTGATTTGCTTGGCCTTCCATATGGCCGTCTCCCACCCATTCTCATTCATCATCCGGGATGGACAGGTaagaacaactttttttgtctttttttgatCGCCCTTGACAGATTTCCAATACCTCCTTGACCGTTGATCCTTGAGCGTCATGATTTCACGAAGGCGAACAAACCAGTGGGAGAGCGGAAAAAGAATAATGCTAGATAAGTCTGGTTGACGTGAGGTGGTTGTTTCAATCACAGGATCAGGAATATTTGCCACACGAGACGGATGATTACAAGATTACTGGAACGAAACACTGTCATATTTACTTTTCTCATCTAACGACCTGACTGTCGAGCGCCCTCTTTTGATTTGAGaaggatgcaagttttttggTTCTAACTTTACTTCTCTGCGGATTATGGCCAATTGGAGAGGGAATACGGTCTTGTTTCTTCTTGGATAATCATATTCCTTTGGTTTTGGGGGCCTTTGCTGTAGAGTCAAGTAACTAGCTTGTGTTCGGGGAACTGTTCCTTTGTCCAATTTAGACCTTTGATGGAACCCTTTGAACTTTGAGGGCTGCTTCATGCTCAAACTGAAGTAGCTACCCTATGCAGAATGTGAACTGACAATCAAAGCTTCAAGATAACCCAAGTCACCGAATGACAAAGAAACAACTGATTTTCAAGTAAGGTAGGGAATTGCGTGTTTTAATATTCGTCATGTTCCCCGAAAGTGTGCAAATTTGCTTAATTGAACACAGATATAGGAGGGATAATCACCGCCCATGGTTACCATTAGAATCCAGTTTCAACTTGAATTGCAATAATTGCTacgaaatgaaaatggaagaagGTGGAAAAATCTCTCGTCACGATAGAAGTTAGAGATCTTAGCAATGAGAGAGATGTGAGATTCCAAATGCAATGAGTTTTCTGtcaaattgtacaatttgaTAGACTCGGGTACATTATAACtgatttgctttcaaactTAGGGCGTAAAAATAAACTGAAGAGCAGAAATAcacaaaagtcattttttttattccatgaAATTTCTCTTTAATTTCTGTTGGCATTGTATTATTGTGCGTTTATCGTGTCACTTGCAGACCATTGTATATTCTTAGGGCAATGTGTTTGCCATtggtaagatttttttttcttttgtcgcCATGGAGCACTTTATGTAGGTAATATAAAATGCCAGATGAGTGGGTCCCACTGTTGTCAGACTTAGTGGACATGGACATAAAAGAGGCGAGAATGGGAATAACTTTTTTATGCCCACTAGAGCTTACAGTCCCAGAAAGTTTTGATCCATAGCTTCAAGTCTTTGCAAGAGTAAGAAGGTCTATTGTCGGAAATATTCCTTTTCTACAAAGACTCATTTTTCCGCACATTTCATCACATTTGCACAAACCCAATCGGTGAGTAATATTTCTTGATCCAACTGGTTTGTGTTCATGCACGGATGCATGGTGCACGTAGCACATATTGCAACTAAGTTATAATGCTTCAATCAGACAAGGATATGTTGCCTTAAGTGGAAATTGGTTAAGCAGTACAATGAACCACCTCTAGTGAATTGTTCAACAAACTGGTTTGCTTTACTAtttagccaaccaagtggtcAGCTGCTTGACATCTAGTGTCTTTTATCACTTACAAATCAGATGACAGCCAATCAGAAAAAGGTTTTGAGTGACAAGCCGGAACTGTTCCGCTCTAATTTTGAAGCGTCTTTCCATGGATAAGGGTGTCTGTGAGGCAGCTGATAACGTCTCCGGCCACCTCTACCCATTCAAGACCTCTAATTTTAGACCTCGTGGTCAatttttctccatttgaaTTTCAGTTGAGCCGAAGTAACCCGTCAATCCTTCTCACGCATGGGTCTCCCAGGTCGTTTCCCCCTACCTCCTCCTTGGGCAGCCTTTTCAGCCTTCCCCTATTTTCACAACTCCGTAATCCCTCACTAAGGagaagttttgaatttgatccaaCAGGTAAAACTCTTGGAAATGTTCTCCCACACTCTCAATAAGATGAAACGAGATGGTTTCGTGTGATTGACGGATGTGAGCGAGACTATCGCACATTGGGGAAGAACATTATTTGAATGCATTGACTGAGGGATTGAGTCCTCGTGTCTGACATAAGTGCAATTTTCTGAAGTGTGCTTTTTATCCTCCTCTCCTTCGCGTAATATCGCCTTTTTTATTGCCAAATTGAGGCTCCTGCGAGGCAAAATCCTCGCCGGAATAGTTTTAAATTAAATGAATTGCCCTGAAACCTCCAATGTCGTCTTATTGGTTGCCAAGCCGAATTCGCAATAATGCATGCCTTTCAGGAAACCGATGTGGCAAAATTGCCCCCATTCTTTTACCTTGTCCTTTGGTCCATTGCCCCCCTCCCCCTATGAAATTCTTCATAGACATACCCTTCGATCTTTAGTAGGTCCTTCCGTGTATCCTTCCTTGGTCCAGGAGCCCAACCTAAACCAGGCCTTGAGGGGCAATTCTCGACAAATCGCCTTCACCACTCCAATCCCAATCAAAACAGAGAAAATGGTTCTGCCCGAATCCGAAGGTTCCACTTCCAAATCTGTCCCTTTATCCACCACTTTGTACAGAGAAGATACGAATGTTCACAATTacctgaagaagaagaagaagcctgAAGTGCTTTGATTGCATTGTTCTTCGAGATTATAAATAAAGTCCCAGTAAACTGTAACAATGTTCATGACAAAGACAAAGCACCATCAAGAGTGGTTGGCTTGTTTCAGATGGAGTGGCTGATAGCATAACTTTTGGACGAGGAAACGAAGATAAATGGTTGCATCTTCACTTGGTGTTTTGTGATTTTATCATGCTTCTCAGGCAGGAtcttttcttctcaaaagatAACTTATTTCATGTCAGCAGAATGATTCCGTTTATCATATTCCACTTGAATTCTGGCTGGATTTTGTCATATACTTTGACTTCTGGAAAACTTCTTGCGACCATTATGCTCTGCACTTGCGTCTTAATTTAATATCCGATCCATGTATTCCTGGACCGAAGTATGTCTTAAATTTTCAACGATAGATGGCACCCTTGCAAGTGCGAATATTCTAAACTTTAATTCAGCATTAAAGTTCTATTTAgtatttgatttgaatcaaatgagTCCTGGCTATGATCTAAAAGAGTTTTGGAGTGTCCTAGTTACTATGGTCAATCTCAATCacaaaatgaggtcaaattattttttttatatttgattttAGATATGGATAAAAGTAATAGGGCCCCATGCAATTGATTCAAAGTGACCAGTTATGGTTTGATTGCAAGGCAATCCATGGGTAAATGCATGTAGCGTCATTTAGCTCTTTATGGATCCATGCTctaacaaaaaagaaacaggTAAAAATCGCCACCCTGATGTTTCGCCCTCTTTTGACTCCAGCTAATGTTGAGCAATCAAGAATGcgtttgaaaattttaaagTAATTCATTTTTACACAATTACGTTTAAAAAAGGGGATCATAACCTTCCCTGCCACCAAAGAGGCCTCCCAATTTCTTATTCATGGTAGGCATCTGATACTAAGTTTGGGGTTGATCGAGTAAATATGGTGGTGATGTTGGGTGGGTTCTCTTCAGAGGCTTTCCCATCGGACATTGTTATCTTATCGGCCATTTCCTTGTCCGCATACTCCCCATGGGGTTCCAATCCAGTTCATCCTTCGCCCAAGACTAGCGTGCAGCGATCA
This Tigriopus californicus strain San Diego chromosome 12, Tcal_SD_v2.1, whole genome shotgun sequence DNA region includes the following protein-coding sequences:
- the LOC131892416 gene encoding uncharacterized protein LOC131892416 isoform X1 — its product is MTWVLVICLAFHMAVSHPFSFIIRDGQLSRSNPSILLTHGSPRSFPPTSSLGSLFSLPLFSQLRNPSLRRSFEFDPTVGPSVYPSLVQEPNLNQALRGNSRQIAFTTPIPIKTEKMVLPESEGSTSKSVPLSTTLYREDTNVHNYLKKKKKPEVL
- the LOC131892416 gene encoding uncharacterized protein LOC131892416 isoform X2 gives rise to the protein MTWVLVICLAFHMAVSHPFSFIIRDGQLSRSNPSILLTHGSPRSFPPTSSLGSLFSLPLFSQLRNPSLRRSFEFDPTGPSVYPSLVQEPNLNQALRGNSRQIAFTTPIPIKTEKMVLPESEGSTSKSVPLSTTLYREDTNVHNYLKKKKKPEVL